In Corynebacterium aquatimens, one genomic interval encodes:
- a CDS encoding amino acid permease — protein sequence MTTADSARTNRAHTVSIWTLVSLIIGSTVGSGIFALPQNIASTASPGAMLIGWLIAGVGMLAVAFVFQILAYRKPHLDSGVYSYVRAGLGDFIGFTAGWGYWLGSVMAQVGYATLFFGTLGHYLPFFDQNNMWAMAIAVSVLTWGIFAALTMGIKQAAAMNLVTTVAKLVPIFAFIVLVAFLGFSWDKFTLDFWGKGSGMPLMEQIQGIMLFTVWVFIGIEGASVYSKQARSRSDIGRATVIGFLSVLALLVAVSTLSYGVLTQEELAALPDNSMASVLEAVVGPWGGVLISIGLCLSVLGAYISWQMLCAEPIVLMATDGLLPKKLATTNASGAPWIAQLISTAVVQFFVIVFFANETTYNSMVQLATIMYLLPYIFSALYLVLLSIRGRGLTHPHAGTRFDDSGPEIASGDNKRHLAVGVLAFVYSLWLIYAADPKFVLLGALAVLPGLIPYIWTRIARKEKLFNSFEWVVVAVVVIGAAFAVFGLVNGSLTLD from the coding sequence ATGACTACGGCCGATTCCGCGCGCACGAACCGCGCCCACACAGTGTCCATTTGGACGCTGGTTTCACTCATCATTGGTTCCACTGTCGGTTCGGGCATTTTTGCCCTGCCTCAAAATATCGCATCGACCGCGAGCCCCGGCGCGATGCTCATCGGTTGGCTCATCGCTGGCGTGGGCATGCTCGCTGTGGCATTCGTTTTTCAGATCCTGGCCTACCGGAAACCGCACCTGGATTCCGGCGTGTATTCCTACGTGCGCGCCGGCTTGGGCGACTTCATTGGGTTCACCGCGGGATGGGGCTACTGGCTTGGTTCCGTGATGGCGCAGGTGGGGTACGCCACGCTGTTCTTTGGCACGCTGGGCCACTACCTGCCGTTCTTTGATCAGAACAACATGTGGGCGATGGCCATCGCGGTATCGGTGTTGACCTGGGGAATCTTCGCGGCGCTGACCATGGGCATTAAGCAGGCCGCGGCGATGAACTTGGTCACGACCGTGGCTAAGCTCGTGCCCATTTTCGCGTTCATCGTGCTCGTGGCGTTCTTGGGGTTCAGCTGGGACAAGTTCACGCTTGACTTCTGGGGTAAGGGCTCCGGAATGCCGCTGATGGAGCAGATCCAGGGAATCATGCTGTTCACCGTGTGGGTGTTCATCGGTATTGAGGGCGCCTCGGTCTACTCCAAGCAGGCGCGGTCCCGCAGCGATATCGGGCGCGCGACCGTGATCGGCTTCTTGTCTGTGCTGGCGCTGCTGGTGGCGGTCTCCACGCTGTCCTACGGTGTGCTCACGCAGGAGGAATTGGCGGCGCTGCCCGACAACTCTATGGCCTCCGTGCTCGAAGCCGTGGTTGGGCCCTGGGGTGGTGTGCTGATCTCCATCGGCCTGTGCCTGTCCGTCCTTGGCGCCTACATTTCCTGGCAGATGCTGTGCGCAGAACCCATCGTGCTTATGGCTACGGATGGCCTGCTGCCCAAGAAGCTGGCCACTACGAACGCGTCCGGTGCCCCGTGGATCGCGCAGCTGATCTCCACTGCTGTGGTGCAGTTCTTCGTCATCGTGTTCTTTGCCAATGAGACCACCTACAACTCGATGGTGCAGCTGGCCACCATCATGTACCTGCTGCCGTACATCTTCTCCGCGCTGTACCTAGTGCTGCTGTCTATCCGTGGTCGCGGCCTTACCCACCCACACGCGGGCACGCGTTTCGACGACTCGGGCCCCGAAATCGCATCGGGCGACAACAAGCGCCACCTGGCCGTTGGTGTGTTGGCGTTCGTGTACTCCCTGTGGCTGATCTACGCGGCTGATCCGAAGTTTGTTCTGCTCGGCGCGCTGGCGGTTCTGCCTGGTCTGATTCCGTACATCTGGACCCGCATTGCGCGGAAGGAAAAGCTGTTCAACAGCTTCGAGTGGGTAGTCGTCGCCGTCGTGGTGATTGGGGCGGCATTCGCCGTGTTCGGGTTGGTCAACGGCTCCCTGACCCTTGATTAG
- a CDS encoding ATP-dependent RNA helicase, which yields MFDLLKIGAGLPVANVIDSLPPTGPLVVEAPPGTGKTTLLPPSISNRVEGVTLVTAPRRVAVRAAARRLALLDESVLGDRVGYSIRGEHRDGSLVEFVTPGVLLNRLIADPELTGVGAIVIDEVHERGLETDLVLAMAMEVAYLRDDLYLAAMSATLDAKALAAHMGAQVLSTEAVTHPVEVSYHPHPGRAQGTREFYEHVASLADGDDRTLVFVPGVREVELVCGASRDAVPLHGRLSSAEQDAALNGDARVVVATSIAESSITVPGVRRVVDAGLARVPRRDAARGMTGLVTVSAARTSADQRAGRAGRLGPGTVLRAYSREDYQHFAADIVPEIASSDLTSAALTMAAWGSPDLPLLSEPPAQAMEDALATLATLRALGAVDGAITEFGERLARLPLDPRMGAALLTHGAGAATTVAAMAEGMNGDLDRARAPKRSVERLARLVKDRGPVSAGEVISSAYPEWVGMQVSEREYLLASGTRATLDAAIPVSEWIAAAEVQLTGRGAVIRSGAATQMPTDRIVEQTRATYENGAVRGRRVKAIGAIELSSTPVRLTPEEAIEALHGFEFSQFHLSEKAESLKARLDFLHAQLGEPWPDVERGDYSPEIQQLAQGVALREIDMYGALMRQLPWPEAAELDTLAPERLEVPSGSRPKIEYATGRPIVRVKLQECFGLEESPSISNVRVLFHLLSPARRELAVTDDLRNFWDGPYDGVRKEMRGRYPKHPWPEDPWSATATAGR from the coding sequence ATGTTTGACCTTCTAAAGATCGGCGCGGGGTTGCCGGTGGCGAATGTGATCGATTCACTGCCGCCAACTGGGCCATTGGTTGTGGAAGCGCCACCGGGAACGGGTAAGACGACGTTGCTCCCGCCGTCGATAAGCAATCGTGTGGAAGGGGTGACCCTCGTGACGGCGCCGCGGCGAGTGGCTGTGCGCGCGGCCGCGAGGCGCTTGGCGCTTCTCGACGAATCGGTGCTGGGCGATAGGGTGGGGTACTCGATTCGGGGCGAGCACCGCGATGGCTCGCTGGTGGAGTTTGTGACGCCGGGGGTGCTGCTGAACCGGCTGATCGCGGATCCGGAGCTGACCGGCGTCGGCGCGATCGTGATCGATGAGGTGCACGAGCGCGGGCTGGAGACGGACCTGGTGCTGGCGATGGCGATGGAGGTCGCGTACCTGCGCGATGACCTGTATCTGGCGGCGATGTCCGCGACGCTGGACGCGAAGGCCCTGGCCGCGCACATGGGGGCGCAGGTGCTCTCGACTGAAGCGGTGACGCACCCGGTGGAGGTGAGCTACCACCCGCATCCGGGGCGCGCGCAGGGAACGCGGGAGTTCTATGAGCACGTCGCTTCGCTTGCCGACGGCGACGATCGCACCCTGGTGTTCGTTCCCGGTGTCCGCGAGGTGGAGCTGGTGTGCGGGGCGAGTCGTGACGCGGTGCCGCTGCACGGGCGGTTGAGCTCTGCGGAGCAAGACGCGGCGCTCAATGGCGACGCGCGGGTGGTGGTGGCGACGTCGATCGCGGAGTCGTCGATAACGGTGCCGGGTGTGCGGCGTGTTGTGGATGCCGGGCTTGCACGCGTGCCGCGGCGTGATGCGGCGCGGGGGATGACCGGTCTCGTCACGGTGTCCGCGGCCCGGACGAGTGCTGATCAGCGCGCGGGACGCGCGGGACGCCTGGGTCCGGGGACTGTATTGCGTGCGTACTCGCGCGAGGATTATCAGCACTTCGCGGCCGATATTGTGCCGGAGATCGCGTCGAGTGACCTGACCTCAGCGGCGTTGACCATGGCGGCGTGGGGTTCACCGGATCTGCCGTTGCTGTCGGAACCGCCGGCGCAGGCGATGGAGGATGCGCTGGCGACGCTGGCGACGCTGAGGGCGCTCGGAGCCGTTGACGGTGCGATTACGGAGTTCGGCGAGCGGCTGGCGCGGTTGCCGCTGGACCCTCGGATGGGGGCTGCTCTGCTGACACACGGCGCGGGAGCTGCGACGACGGTTGCGGCGATGGCGGAGGGCATGAACGGTGATCTGGACCGGGCGCGGGCGCCAAAGCGCAGTGTTGAAAGGCTGGCGCGGTTGGTCAAGGACCGTGGCCCGGTGTCTGCGGGGGAAGTTATCAGTTCTGCGTACCCGGAGTGGGTGGGAATGCAGGTGAGTGAACGCGAGTACCTGCTGGCCAGTGGCACCAGGGCGACGTTGGATGCAGCAATTCCGGTCAGCGAGTGGATCGCGGCGGCGGAAGTGCAGTTAACCGGGCGCGGTGCCGTTATTCGCTCCGGGGCGGCAACACAAATGCCCACGGACAGAATCGTCGAACAGACACGGGCAACGTATGAAAACGGCGCGGTGCGCGGGCGGCGAGTGAAGGCTATCGGCGCTATTGAACTGAGCTCAACCCCGGTGCGGCTCACCCCTGAAGAGGCCATCGAAGCCCTGCACGGGTTCGAGTTTTCTCAGTTCCACCTGTCCGAGAAAGCGGAATCGCTGAAAGCCCGGCTTGACTTTCTCCACGCACAGCTCGGCGAGCCATGGCCGGACGTGGAACGGGGTGACTATTCCCCGGAGATTCAGCAGCTGGCGCAGGGCGTGGCCCTGCGGGAAATAGATATGTATGGCGCACTGATGCGGCAACTACCGTGGCCGGAGGCAGCTGAGTTGGACACGCTTGCGCCGGAAAGGCTCGAAGTGCCTAGCGGGTCGCGGCCAAAAATTGAGTACGCAACGGGGCGGCCGATCGTCCGGGTGAAGTTGCAGGAGTGTTTCGGGTTGGAGGAGTCTCCGTCGATAAGCAATGTGCGCGTGCTCTTTCACTTGCTCTCCCCCGCGCGGCGCGAGCTGGCCGTGACCGATGACCTGCGGAATTTTTGGGACGGGCCATATGACGGTGTGCGCAAAGAGATGCGCGGGCGGTATCCGAAGCACCCATGGCCCGAGGACCCGTGGAGTGCGACTGCCACGGCGGGCCGTTAG
- a CDS encoding HNH endonuclease signature motif containing protein, whose amino-acid sequence MINSCKARLLRLLGELDEERLADLYGTSSLSTLLIRHVGVSRSTAFEYTSVARRLRQFPGLLDALEDGEIHYSTLRFLLKYITPANQGDLLALAKKLSHEDLRKALAGYDTNDDGTQPEHFLRIRDEDNGDVTITARLNATDGAMFKAALKTGEAAYFGTPETASQDDGENAENSRPQRVSGFGMPVGRSLLAALMGIVHIARDCVNPPLRTPGAQVNLVVNLDGHIYMPSNPKAPSKSLTRLIGSALGRLEGVNDKGVSLHLGRGHRLASPGQVNALLRYWHEQCAMPGCTHTRFIEIHHITSWADGGETNIDNLLPLCSACHSMVTDGCISIEKQGQDTCFFFPDGSAFVSREHGHVHRDDSRRPTPALIDADSFDDSIFEGLPV is encoded by the coding sequence ATGATCAATTCATGCAAGGCACGGTTGCTCCGGTTGCTCGGAGAGTTGGACGAAGAACGGTTGGCCGACTTGTACGGCACGTCAAGCCTGTCCACGCTGCTCATCCGCCATGTCGGCGTTTCTAGGTCGACCGCGTTTGAGTACACGAGTGTGGCTCGCAGGCTCAGGCAGTTTCCGGGGCTCCTCGATGCGCTGGAAGATGGTGAGATCCACTATTCCACCCTGCGCTTCCTGCTGAAATACATTACGCCTGCTAACCAAGGGGATCTGTTAGCGCTGGCGAAGAAGCTATCGCATGAGGATCTGCGTAAAGCACTGGCTGGGTACGACACCAACGATGACGGTACGCAGCCAGAACACTTCCTACGCATCCGGGACGAGGACAACGGTGACGTGACGATTACTGCGCGATTGAACGCAACGGACGGAGCGATGTTCAAGGCTGCGCTCAAAACGGGTGAGGCGGCGTATTTCGGTACGCCCGAGACAGCCTCTCAAGATGACGGTGAAAACGCCGAAAACTCCCGCCCACAGCGGGTATCGGGATTCGGTATGCCCGTTGGCAGATCCCTGCTAGCTGCGTTAATGGGCATAGTTCATATAGCACGCGACTGCGTGAACCCCCCTTTGCGTACGCCCGGGGCACAGGTGAATCTAGTTGTAAACCTTGATGGGCACATTTACATGCCGTCGAACCCGAAGGCCCCCTCGAAATCGCTTACCCGGTTGATTGGCAGCGCGCTTGGCAGGCTCGAAGGAGTCAACGACAAGGGAGTGTCGCTCCATCTCGGACGCGGGCATCGCCTGGCGTCCCCCGGCCAGGTCAACGCCCTTTTGCGGTACTGGCATGAGCAATGCGCCATGCCTGGCTGCACCCACACGCGGTTCATCGAGATCCACCACATCACTTCATGGGCAGACGGCGGTGAAACGAACATTGATAACTTGCTGCCGCTGTGCAGTGCGTGCCATTCGATGGTCACCGACGGATGTATTTCGATAGAGAAGCAGGGGCAGGACACCTGCTTCTTCTTCCCAGATGGCTCCGCGTTCGTCTCACGCGAGCACGGGCATGTCCACCGCGATGACTCGCGCCGGCCGACCCCAGCATTGATCGATGCAGACAGCTTCGATGATTCCATCTTCGAAGGACTACCGGTATGA